CCCATAGATCAGCAAACCACCCGGGGCCGGTCGCGCATCGAAGATCGTTACCCAATGGCCACAACCTACCAGCTGCTTGGCACACGCCAATCCGGCCGGCCCTGCCCCGATGATGGCCACCTTCTTCCCGGTAAATTTACCCACCGAAAGTGTAACACCCACCTTGCGCCGCTCATAATGGGTGGCAAACGCCTCCAGCACGCCCGTCGGCACGGGTATTTCGCCCTTCTTTCCCCGCACGCAGGCTCCCTCGCACAGCTTTTCCTGCGGGCAGATCCGCCCGCACACCTCAGGCAGGCTGCTGGTCTCCCGGTACACGCTTGCCGCTTGAAGGAACTCACCCTGCTCGATCAGCCACATGGCATATGAAATGTCATTTTTTGCCGGGCATGCCTTCTGGCAAGGGGCAGGGTCTGGGCAATGGATGCAGCGGCTGGCTTCATATCTGGCCCACTCCTCGTCGATGCGGATAATAGCCTCATCCCAATCTTTAACCCGTTCTGCAGCTGGGCGCGTGGGCAGCCCGCGCGAAGGGATCGCCATTCGTGCTTTTCGATCTACACCCGAAAAATCCCTTGGGATTTCCATCTAGTCCACTCCTCGGAAAATGTTGGACATTCTCTAATTATTATGAAGGAGCCTTTTGAATAATTGTAGTCGTATCAACCGAGGTATGCATCGATCGTATACCCGGCCTTACGCCCCGCTACGACGGCGGTTACCACCATATCAGGTCCGGTGACCACATCTCCACCCGTAAACACCCCGAACCGGCTGGTCGCCCCGGTCTCGCGATCCGCCACGATCATGCCCCACTTCTGTGTTTTCAAGCCTGGTGTCGTAGCAGTCACGATCGGGTCGGGGTAGTATCCCATAGCTACAATGGCAGTATCTGCATCGATAATAAAATTTGAGCCTTCTATGATCTCGGGGTAGCGCTGGCCTTCCTCATCCGGCTCGCCGACCATGATCTTCACACAGTCGATCCATGCCAGGTCTCCATCTGGGCCAGGGATCAATCTCACTGGTTGGCAAAGGTATTCGAATTTTACACCCTCTTCGATCGCCAGTATCCTGTCCCGGGCTCTGCCTGGTATCTCATGCTCAGTATAACGGTACAAACATGTGACTTCCTTTGCACCCAGCCTCAGGGCAGTTCGTGCACAGTCAGTCGCCGGGTCTCCGCCCCCAATCACCACTACCCTCTTTCCCACTTCGGGATTAACCCGCATCCTGGGAGGCAGATGCGTTTTATCGGCGTTAGCCCGGATCAAAAACTCTGTGGCCTTGTAAACGCTCGGCAGATCCTCTCCAGAAATTTCCAGCGGAGCATCGATTCCGCTTCCCACGCCCAAAAAGACGGCTTCGTACCCTTCCTCAAACAGGTCGTTGACCGTCTTCTTCTTCTTACCGACCAGGGTGTTGCCCACGAAGGTCACGCCGGCCTGTTTTAATCCGTTCCAAATATCTGAAATCAGTGCATGGGGGAGTTTGAAATTCGGGAACCCGTAGGTCAAGGCTCCCCCAGGGTATGAGCGGGTGTCATAGATCGTCACCCAGTGGCCCATGCGAATCAACACATCCGCACACGCCAGCCCCGACGGACCGGCACCCACGATCGCCACTTTCCGGCCGGTCAGATCGCCGGGTTGGATTTCAACACCCTTTTCCCGGCGCTCATACTCACACGCGAAAGATTCGAGCACGCCAATAAGAACGGGGTCACCGATTTTCTTAAGCACGCATGCCCCCTCGCACAATCTTTCCTGGGGGCAAACCCTTCCACAGATCTCGGGCAGGAAGTTGGTCTTCCTGAAAATGCCCGCCGCTTCGATGAATTTACCCTTTTCAATTAAAAAGAGCGCTTGAGGAATATCACTCCCGGCCGGGCAGGCACGGCGGCAGGCTGCCATCTCATGGCAGTGGATGCAGCGCGATGCCTCGTATTTCGCCCATTCTTCGTCGAGGGGTGCCCTGCCTTCATTAAAGTCCTTTACGCGCTCATCAACAGAACGGGTAGGTAGCCCGCGCGACGGCAGGTGGATACGCGCTTTTCGGTCAATTACCGAAGAGTCAAGCTGGGAATCCGTCTGTACCTCACTTACTCTGTAGATAGTGATCGATCGCTGCGGCCGCCTTGCGTCCAGCGACCATGGCCGTCACGACCAGGTCCGGACCGGTAACGTCGTCACCACCTGCAAATACGCCCGGCCGTGTGGTTGCACCGGTCTCGTGGTCAGCAACAATCAAGCCGTATTTCTGGGTTTTAAGCTCAGGGGTGGTGTCACCAATTATCGGGTTAGGCCAGTACCCCAGCGCCAACACTGCCGTATCAGCTTCAACGATGAAGTTTGATCCCTCAATCGGGACAGGCTTGCGCCGTCCCTTTGCATCAGGCTCACCCAGCTCCATGCGGATGCATTCAATTTTGGCCAGGTGGCCTTGCTCATCTGCAATGAATTTTACTGGCTGTGTCAGGAATTGGTAATGCGCGCCTTCTTCTAGAGCCAGCTCACGGTCCTTCACGCCGCCCGGCATTTCCTTAATTGTACGCCGGTACAGGCAGGTTACTTCCTCTGCCCCCATGCGCAGCGCTGTCCGCAGACAGTCTGAAGCGGTATCACCACCACCGATCACCACTACCTTCTTGCCGATCTCCGGTCGTGAGCGCCAATCTTCAGGGAGCAGATCCATATCCACATTGCTGCGTGCCAAAAATTCTGTGGCCTTGTAAACACCGGGCAGGTCTTCACCGGGTACTTCCATCGGGGCATCCACATTGGAACCGACTCCAACAAATACCGCGTCAAATCCGTTCTCAAACAGTTGGTCGATGGTAATGTCCTTGCCAACGTAAGTGTCATACGAGAACTTTGCCCCGGCTGCTTCCATGTCTCCCACCCGACAGAAAACGATTTCTTTTGGGATCTTGAATGGTGGGATACCATACACCAATAATCCTCCCGGGGCAGGCTTGGCTTCGATCACGGTTACATCGTGACCTTTTTGCAGCAATTGTTCTGTGCAGGCTAAGCCAGCCGGGCCTGCGCCTACAATCGCCACTTTCTTACCCGTCGGAGCCCCCACCGGCACCTTCACTCCCACTGTTCGCCTCTCATAGCAGGTTACATAAGCCTCCAACGGCCCCGTCAATACGGATGCATGGCTCTTGATATGTGAACACGAGCCCTGGCAAAGCTGCTCCTGTGGACACACACGCCCACAGATTTCAGGCAGGCTGCTGGTATGGCGGTATAATTTAGCGGCTTCCAGGAATTCACCTTGCTCAATCAGCCACATCGCTGACGGGATGTCATTATGGGTAGGGCAAGCTTCCACGCAGGGGGCTGGATCGGGGCAATGCACGCAGCGCGACGCCTCAAACATGGCCTCTTCAGGTGTCATCGGGATGCAGATATCATCAAAATCACACACCCTCTGCGAGACGGTGCGATGGCTGATATCCAGGCTAGGTAGCCGGGCACGCGCCTTGCGATCGATCGCTAATGAATCACTTGAGATTTTTTCCATCCTGCACCTCCTGCACGAGAAACGTATTTTCATATTATCGGGGTTAAACCGAAAAAATTAGTCCCTATTGTCATATAATTTTGTGACGGTTGTCACATGCTATTTGGTCAGATTCTTGCACGTTTTGAAGCACATTCTTTCATTTCTAATGCAGTTCTTACAATGTTTTGATAAGATGGTCTCTTGCACTCAGCAACAAATATCTTCTCAAATTGTCACCTCTTTGGGGCTGCCTCAGGAGGAGGGTTAAATCATGCGCAAATTCATTATCATCGTACTGAGTCTGGTCGCCCTGGGTATCATTGGTTATTTTGGCTACCAGGTGGTTAAAAATCGCCAGCAAGCCAGGTCCATCAGCAATTTGGAAACCGTCACTGCCAGCCAGGGTAGCCTGACGGCTACCGTCGGAGCGACCGGCACAGTTCGCCCTGATCAATCTGCCCTCATTGCCTGGCAGACCACTGGCAATATCGACCAGGTGTACATACAGGTAGGTGAAGTGGTCACCTCAGGCCAGGTACTTGCCAGTCTGGTCAAGACCTCTCTACCCCAAAATATCATCCTGGCCCAATCCGATATGATTGCCGCTCAGAAACAGCTGGATGACCTGCAGAACAACCAATCCGCCTCCAAGCAAGCCTTGCAGGCAATAAATGCTAGCCAACAGGCAGTCTATGATGCGGAACGGGCGATGGTCAGGTTTGACCAAAAAGCGTATAAGGATGAGCTCGAAAAAGCCCAGAACACAGTGGTGGACAAAAAAGACGCCCTTGATGAGGCCCAGAAAGATTTTGATCCCTACAAGGATTGGGACCCCAACAATGCTACCTATCAGAAATATGAGCAGCGCCTGACGGATGCTCAGATCGCCTACGATGAAGCTGTCCGTAAGGTCAATGAGCTTGAGCTGCAGCAACAGGCTGCCCAGGCGAACCTCGACGCAGCCCATGCCGCCCTGGCTGATGCCCAACGCGCTTTTGATAAGGTCAAGGATGGACCAAACCCGGATGACATCACTGCGTTGCAAACCCGTATCGCGGCTGCACAGGCAACCCTGGATAACGCCAGCCTGACTGCCCCGTTTAACGGAACAATCACCGAGATTGACATTAAATCTGGCGACCAGGTCGCTCCTGGCCTCACAGCGTTTCGCCTGGATGACCTCGGCCGCCTGCTCATTGATGTGCAGGTTTCAGAAGTAGATATCAACAGCATCAAGGTCGGTCAGCCGGTCACTTTGAGCTTTGATGCCATTCAGGATAGGCAATTTGCGGGTGTGGTCAGTCAGGTGGCACCTGTCGGGAATATTGTCCAGGGCGTGGTTAATTTCGAGGTCACCGTGGAGCTAACCGATGCCGATGAAAATGTGAAACCTGGGATGACTGCTGCGGTGAATATCATCATCGATCAGATTACCGATGCCTTGCTGGTTCCTAACCGCGCTGTGCGTGTGGTGGATGGTAAGCAGGTTGTGTACATCCTGAATAACGGGCAGTTGCAGGAAGTTGAAGTAACCCTCGGCGCTTCCTCTGATAGCATGAGTGAAGTGACCGGCGGTAGTTTGCAGGCAGGTGATCAGATCGTCCTGAACCCGCCTCAAGATTTATTGACGATGGGGGGTCCCTTTGGAAGGTAACATGGCTGGATACGCTTTCACAACTAATCCCATGCCCCCTGCCAACGGGTGGGTCATTCATGCTGACAACCTGACCAAGATCTATAAAATGGGCCAGGTGGATGTCCATGCCCTCAATGGGCTGTCTTTAAATATCTCCCGCGGTGAGATTGTCGCCATCATGGGCCCTTCCGGTTCTGGTAAATCGACCCTGATGAACATCATCGGTTGCCTAGATCGGCCCACCTCTGGGGAATATATCCTGGATGGTGAGAACGTCTCGCGTCTCACCGATGACCAGCTAGCCACGATCCGTAACCGTAAAGTAGGTTTCGTCTTCCAGAGTTTTAATTTGCTGAACCGCGCCACTGCCCTGGCCAATGTTGAGCTTCCATTACGTTATTCAAGTCAGGATAAAGGCCGACGTGAAAGGGCACTCCATGCCCTCGAATCCGTCGGGCTGTCTGATCGTATCGGTCACCGCCCAAACGAGCTATCTGGCGGGCAACAACAGCGCGTGGCTATCGCCCGTGCCCTGGTCAATGACCCTGCCATTATTCTCGCCGATGAACCGACCGGTAATCTTGATACCAAATCAGGCCTTGAAATTATGGAACTCCTGTTGAGCCTTAACCGCGAGCAGGGCACTACCCTGATCATCGTCACCCATGCTGCAGATATCGCTTCCCAAACACAGCGCATCATCCGCATACGCGATGGTGTGGTGGAGGCAGCTCAATGAACATCGGGCAGGCCGTCCTCGAAGCATTTGAAAGTCTGGCAGCCAATAAGTTGCGCGCTGGGTTGACCATTCTAGGTATTGTCATCGGTGTGGGAGCTGTTATCGCCATGGTTTCGGTTGGCCGTGGTGCCCAGGCTACTATCACCGAATCGATCAACGGCATTGGCACCAACCTGATTTTCGTTTTCCGCGGTGGCTCGGAGGATGTACGCAATCCCAAGCACATCACGCTGCAGGATGCACAGGCCATCGCCGATCCTTTTCAAGCTCCTTCTGTCAGTGCAGTCGCTCCAGTCATCCAGGATTCTGGTAAAGTAACCTTCGGGCGGGAGAGCACAACTACCAGCATCACTGGCGTTACGCCGGAATACCAGAGTGTGCGTAAGTACGGCTTGACCGAAGGTGAATTCATCAACCAGGAACAGCTGCTCGGCCAGGCTTCTGTGGTGTTGTTAGGCTCCGAGGTGGCTGATAAGCTCTTCGGTCGCCAGGAAGGCCTGATCGGCGAGACCGTGCGTATTGAAGGGCAACCCTATCGTGTCATTGGCGTCCTGGAGTCTAAGGGTGGCTCTGGCTTCTCCAATGCCGATAACCAGATCATGGTACCTTTTTCCACTGCCCAGGCCCGCCTCATCCGTCATGCTGTCACCGACCAGGTGGATCTGCTTCTTGTAGAAGCAGTCAGCCCCAAAGCCGTGCCCGCTGCCAGTGAAGAAGTCGCCCAGATCTTGCGCACACGCCACCGCACCGCCATCGGTGCCGACGACTTCACCATCCTGACCCAGCAAGATTTCTTGTCAACAGCCAGCACCATCACCAATGTGCTGACCATCTTCCTGGGTGGCGTTGCAGCCATTTCGCTGCTTGTGGGTGGCATCGGCATCATGAATATCATGCTGGTCTCGGTCACCGAGCGTACCCGTGAGATTGGTTTACGGAAAGCGGTTGGTGCTCACAAAAGTGATATCCTGATCCAGTTCCTGGCCGAGTCTTCCGTGCTCAGCCTCATCGGTGGTGTCATCGGCATCATCCTCGGTTATGCCATCGCGATTGTCGTATCACAGATTGCCAAGGCGAGTAATGCCAACATCGCCCCCACGATCAGCCTCGATATCATCTTGATCGCCACCTTGTTTTCCACAGCTGTGGGACTGTTCTTCGGTCTATATCCGGCCAACCGCGCTGCCAACCTCGAGCCGGTTGAAGCACTACGCTACGAATAAACTGGATCAATCTCCCAGCTTATCAAGCGCAGTCTTCATCCGTTCCAGGGCATGAGTCAGCGTCACCCAAGAGCAGGCGAAGTTAAGGCGAACAAACCCCTTCCCACCCGTCCCAAAGGTTGCTCCGTCATTCAATCCCACGCGGGCTTCCTTTATGAAAAATTCGCATGGATTCCCCTGGATACCAGCTTTCCGGCAATCCAGCCATCCCAGGTACGTACCTTCTGGTTGCATCATATGTAGGCTGGGCAGCTGCTCTCGCACATATTGCGTCAAATAATCGCGGTTGCTTTCCAAATAATTTAATGCCTGATCCAGCCATTCCTGGCCATCCCGGTATGCAGCCAGAGTCGCCCGCAGGCCCATCAAGTTTACCCACATGACCAGCCCCCGCATGCTTTCAACGAATTTCCTGCGCAGCTCCTGATTTTGGATGATGGCAAAGGAACACTGCAATCCGGCAATATTAAATGTCTTGGTCGGTGCCATCAAGGTGATCGTGTTCTGAGCGACTTCCCTACCCAATGTTGCAATGGGGATATGTCTGTGCCGTTTAAACACCAGGTCACAGTGAATCTCATCGGAGCAGATCACCACCTCTTTACGCAGGCAGATTTCTGCCATGCGCTCCAGCTCATCTTTGCGAAAAACACGCCCTACAGGGTTATGCGGGTTGCACAAGATGAATAACCTGGTACGCTCCGTGATCGCCCTTTCAAAGGTCTCCCAGTTGATTTCATAATACCCATCGCGACCCTGTTCTAAAACAGCTTCGTGTCGTTTCATGTTCGCATTTTGGGCGGTGCCCAGGAATGGAGGGTAGACCGGTGTCTGCACCAATACACTGCCGCGTGAAACGGCAAGGCTCTGGCAGGCAAGGTTCAACCCTACGATCACCCCTGGCAAGATGACCACCTCCTCGGTTGCCACCTTCCAGTCATACAACCTTAACATGCGTTCAACGATCACCTCTCGCAGCTCGGCGATGGGTTTGTGGTTGGAAAAAACATCCGGGTAGCCATAAATCGCCTCGTCAACACGTTCCCTCAGTGCCCGCCTGATCGGATCGGCCACCGGGTAATCCATGTCTGCCACCCATAACGGAAGCACATCTGGCTCAAATTGGTTCCACTTGACGCTGTCCGTTAACCGCCGGTCTGGTAGGTGATCGAAATCGTATCGCATGTTACCCCTTCATGAGCATTGATGAAAGCTTCAAGGTCAGATTTTGTAGGTTGGGTTGAGCAAACGACTTTTTGTAAAACCCAACACCGCTTCGGATTGGGTCAATCCGTTTTACTTTTATTTACCTGCTTGTATGTTGGGCCTGTCCGTTTCGCTCTTTTACCGGATTATGCGTGTGATCTTTCACGCGAAACCCAACAAAATTAAGATGATTACTGTCACAATCCTACACGAAACCCGCTAACTCAATATTTCTTGCACCTACGACACATTAATACAATTTCGCAATTAATCATGCAGAACCACGCATAGTCTAACACAATCTCAAAAAAAATACCCCATTAAATAGTGCCCATTTTCATAATTCCCTCAAGCAAAAATCACCCTTCGCCTGCCCGTCTTCCTTTTGGTGTAAAATTAGCTTACCAGTACCCATCAGTTTACATTCTAAGGAGGTATGCTATGTCTAACTGGAAAGTCCTTATCACCGATGGTCTTTCTGATAAGGGCATCTCGATCCTCAGTTCCGCCGCGCAGGTTGATAACAAACCCGATATCGCAGCCGACGACCTGTTGAAAATCGCCGGTGACTATGATGCCATGGTCGTGCGTGGTCGCACTAAGGTCACCCCAGTCGTTTTCGATGCAGCTGTCAAGCTTAAAGCAGTGGGGCGCGCTGGCGTGGGGGTAGATAACATTGATTTGACCGCCGCCCGCAGCCACGGGGTGACGGTGGTAAACGCCCCCATATCCACCTCATTGGCTGTCGCAGAGCTGGCTATCGGCCTCATGTTTTCGCTGGCACGCATGATTCCCAAGGCAGACACCACCATGAAACAGGGCCAATGGATCAAGAAGCAGCTCGAAGGGATTGAGCTTAATGGCAAAATCCTCGGCATCGTGGGAATGGGCAATATCGGCACCGCCCTGGCCTCCCGCACTGCAGGCCTCGGTATGAAAGTCATCGGCTATGATAGCCTGGTCCCCGCGGAAGAGATCAAGAAGCGTGGAGCACAGCCAGTTTCAGCAACCGACCTGTATGCCCGGTCCGATTTCATCTCCTTCCACCTGCCGCTCACCCCCGAATCAAAGGGCATGGTCAACGGCCAGGTGCTTGCCCAGATGAAACGTGGCGTCCGCCTGGTGGATGCCGCCCGCGGGGGTATTATGGACGAAACAGCCCTTTTGGCAGCCCTCGAAACCGGCCAGGTTGCAGCGGCCGCTTTGGATGTTTTCGCAACCGAACCCCCCGGTCTCACTGCCCTGGTCGCCCACCCCAATGTGGTTGCCACACCTCATATCGGTGCCCAGACTGAGGAAGCCCAAGACCGCGCCGCTGAAGACATTGCCTCTGAAGTGCTTAATGTCTTGCGCGGTGAAACCTTGCGCTGGAAGATCGTCTAGGTCACAAACATTGCCTGGGCAGGCTGTACCGTCGCTTCAGAACTCAGCCTGCCCAACTGATGATCCCTGGCGAACAATACCGTGATAACCGGTGTGTACCGAACCGGATTAGTTCGATACAGGTATAATAATTGACTGCACGACGATTAGTTATTTTATGATAAACCGATATGATTTAGAGGAGCACTATGCAACCTGAACAACAACTCCAGGAACTCAAGACCCACCTCGGTGAGGTTTTCGACCTCATGCATGCAGCCGCTTTGCTCAGCTGGGACCAGCAGACATACATGCCTCCTGGCGGAACAGAGAACCGCGGTCAGCAGCTGGCCACTCTCCAACAGATCGCCCACAAAAAATCAACTTCTGAAGAAGTAGGCCGTTTGCTGGATGACCTCCAGCCCTATGTTGCTCAGCTTGACCCCGACTCTTTCGATGCGCGCCTGGTAAAGGTGACCAAGCGCGCCTACGACAAGGAAGTAAAAATCCCGGTTGATTGGGTGATGGAATTTGTCATGGTCACCACTGCTGCGCATGAGATCTGGGCCAAAGCGCGCGCTACCAACGACTTTCCCCTTTTCCAGCCCCATCTGGAGAAGATCCTCGAGCTCACTCACCGGTATGCAGAGATTTTCGCACCTTATGATCACCCTTACGATCCCGCGGTCGATGTTTTTGAGCCAGGTTTGAAAACCGCGGATATCAAGGCGATCTTTTCCGCTCTCCGCCCCCAGCAAGTCGAGCTGATCCGCCAGATTGCCAGTCGCCCACAGGTAGACAAC
This sequence is a window from Anaerolineales bacterium. Protein-coding genes within it:
- a CDS encoding dihydropyrimidine dehydrogenase (NADH-dependent; catalyzes the conversion of pyrimidines to 5,6-dihydro compounds in pyrimidine degradation), with the translated sequence MAACRRACPAGSDIPQALFLIEKGKFIEAAGIFRKTNFLPEICGRVCPQERLCEGACVLKKIGDPVLIGVLESFACEYERREKGVEIQPGDLTGRKVAIVGAGPSGLACADVLIRMGHWVTIYDTRSYPGGALTYGFPNFKLPHALISDIWNGLKQAGVTFVGNTLVGKKKKTVNDLFEEGYEAVFLGVGSGIDAPLEISGEDLPSVYKATEFLIRANADKTHLPPRMRVNPEVGKRVVVIGGGDPATDCARTALRLGAKEVTCLYRYTEHEIPGRARDRILAIEEGVKFEYLCQPVRLIPGPDGDLAWIDCVKIMVGEPDEEGQRYPEIIEGSNFIIDADTAIVAMGYYPDPIVTATTPGLKTQKWGMIVADRETGATSRFGVFTGGDVVTGPDMVVTAVVAGRKAGYTIDAYLG
- a CDS encoding dihydropyrimidine dehydrogenase (NADH-dependent; catalyzes the conversion of pyrimidines to 5,6-dihydro compounds in pyrimidine degradation) — encoded protein: MKIRFSCRRCRMEKISSDSLAIDRKARARLPSLDISHRTVSQRVCDFDDICIPMTPEEAMFEASRCVHCPDPAPCVEACPTHNDIPSAMWLIEQGEFLEAAKLYRHTSSLPEICGRVCPQEQLCQGSCSHIKSHASVLTGPLEAYVTCYERRTVGVKVPVGAPTGKKVAIVGAGPAGLACTEQLLQKGHDVTVIEAKPAPGGLLVYGIPPFKIPKEIVFCRVGDMEAAGAKFSYDTYVGKDITIDQLFENGFDAVFVGVGSNVDAPMEVPGEDLPGVYKATEFLARSNVDMDLLPEDWRSRPEIGKKVVVIGGGDTASDCLRTALRMGAEEVTCLYRRTIKEMPGGVKDRELALEEGAHYQFLTQPVKFIADEQGHLAKIECIRMELGEPDAKGRRKPVPIEGSNFIVEADTAVLALGYWPNPIIGDTTPELKTQKYGLIVADHETGATTRPGVFAGGDDVTGPDLVVTAMVAGRKAAAAIDHYLQSK
- a CDS encoding macrolide ABC transporter ATP-binding protein yields the protein MPPANGWVIHADNLTKIYKMGQVDVHALNGLSLNISRGEIVAIMGPSGSGKSTLMNIIGCLDRPTSGEYILDGENVSRLTDDQLATIRNRKVGFVFQSFNLLNRATALANVELPLRYSSQDKGRRERALHALESVGLSDRIGHRPNELSGGQQQRVAIARALVNDPAIILADEPTGNLDTKSGLEIMELLLSLNREQGTTLIIVTHAADIASQTQRIIRIRDGVVEAAQ
- a CDS encoding ABC transporter permease → MNIGQAVLEAFESLAANKLRAGLTILGIVIGVGAVIAMVSVGRGAQATITESINGIGTNLIFVFRGGSEDVRNPKHITLQDAQAIADPFQAPSVSAVAPVIQDSGKVTFGRESTTTSITGVTPEYQSVRKYGLTEGEFINQEQLLGQASVVLLGSEVADKLFGRQEGLIGETVRIEGQPYRVIGVLESKGGSGFSNADNQIMVPFSTAQARLIRHAVTDQVDLLLVEAVSPKAVPAASEEVAQILRTRHRTAIGADDFTILTQQDFLSTASTITNVLTIFLGGVAAISLLVGGIGIMNIMLVSVTERTREIGLRKAVGAHKSDILIQFLAESSVLSLIGGVIGIILGYAIAIVVSQIAKASNANIAPTISLDIILIATLFSTAVGLFFGLYPANRAANLEPVEALRYE
- a CDS encoding putative C-S lyase translates to MRYDFDHLPDRRLTDSVKWNQFEPDVLPLWVADMDYPVADPIRRALRERVDEAIYGYPDVFSNHKPIAELREVIVERMLRLYDWKVATEEVVILPGVIVGLNLACQSLAVSRGSVLVQTPVYPPFLGTAQNANMKRHEAVLEQGRDGYYEINWETFERAITERTRLFILCNPHNPVGRVFRKDELERMAEICLRKEVVICSDEIHCDLVFKRHRHIPIATLGREVAQNTITLMAPTKTFNIAGLQCSFAIIQNQELRRKFVESMRGLVMWVNLMGLRATLAAYRDGQEWLDQALNYLESNRDYLTQYVREQLPSLHMMQPEGTYLGWLDCRKAGIQGNPCEFFIKEARVGLNDGATFGTGGKGFVRLNFACSWVTLTHALERMKTALDKLGD